The Synechocystis sp. PCC 7509 genome includes a window with the following:
- a CDS encoding SIMPL domain-containing protein, translating to MKLKLINNSSVKKQSISKNLRQGVVLIFLAFGLLSVTTYSSFAQDRGQVQNMLMRTLTVNGRGTESIPTTLSEVRLGVEVQGKTAAAAQQEAAKRSNAVVTLLKSRQQVEKLETAGISLNPVYSYNNNTQKLTGYTATNTVSFRIPTESIGNLLDESVQAGATKIDGISFTATDSAILAAEQAALRKATQNAQQQANSVLGALSFTAKEIVSIQINNASPPQPQPLVQYEGADRLATAKVSTPVIGGEQKVEAAVTLQISY from the coding sequence ATGAAACTTAAGTTGATAAATAACTCGTCCGTAAAAAAACAAAGCATCAGCAAAAATTTACGCCAAGGTGTTGTATTAATATTTTTAGCTTTTGGTCTACTCAGCGTAACCACCTATAGCTCTTTTGCTCAAGACCGAGGACAAGTACAAAATATGTTAATGCGAACTTTAACCGTTAACGGTCGCGGCACTGAATCAATTCCCACGACCTTGTCAGAGGTACGTTTGGGCGTAGAAGTCCAGGGAAAAACTGCGGCGGCGGCTCAACAGGAAGCAGCTAAACGTTCTAACGCGGTAGTAACTTTACTCAAATCTCGGCAACAAGTTGAGAAGTTAGAAACTGCGGGTATTAGCCTTAATCCCGTTTACAGTTACAACAACAATACGCAAAAATTGACGGGTTATACGGCAACTAATACTGTAAGTTTTCGGATTCCTACCGAAAGTATTGGTAATTTATTAGATGAATCCGTCCAAGCGGGGGCGACTAAAATTGATGGCATTAGTTTTACTGCTACCGATAGCGCCATTTTAGCTGCCGAACAAGCAGCATTGAGAAAAGCTACTCAAAACGCCCAACAGCAAGCTAATTCTGTTTTAGGTGCGCTAAGTTTTACGGCTAAAGAGATTGTCAGCATTCAAATTAATAATGCTTCTCCCCCTCAACCCCAACCTCTAGTGCAGTACGAAGGTGCCGACCGTCTTGCCACTGCTAAGGTTTCTACTCCGGTCATCGGCGGCGAACAAAAGGTAGAAGCTGCCGTTACATTGCAAATTAGTTATTAA
- the sds gene encoding solanesyl diphosphate synthase, producing MTSATSLFSPVEADLRLLSENLIKLVGTHHPVFFEAAQHLFAAGGKRVRPAIVLLVSRATMLDDEITERHRRLAEITEMIHTASLVHDDVVDESEMRRGVPTINSLFGNGVALLAGDFLFAQSSWYLANLDNLEVVKLLSEVIMNFATGEIQQGMSQFDCGVTIEAYLEKSYYKTASLIANSSKAAGLLSDVSRETAEHLYGYGRHWGLAFQIVDDILDFTGSTSTLGKPALADISSGNLTAPTLYALEEKPYLEELIERQFSKPGDLENAIALISDSNGIERARTLAAHHAHLAVEHLTDLPASQSKQALIDMADYVLSRMY from the coding sequence ATGACCTCAGCAACTTCTCTTTTTTCTCCAGTGGAAGCAGACCTGCGTTTGCTATCAGAGAATTTAATTAAGTTAGTCGGTACTCATCACCCAGTTTTTTTTGAAGCCGCGCAACACTTATTTGCTGCTGGAGGCAAGCGGGTACGCCCAGCAATTGTATTATTGGTATCGCGGGCAACCATGCTAGACGACGAAATTACCGAGCGTCACCGCCGATTAGCTGAGATTACAGAGATGATTCATACAGCAAGCTTAGTCCACGATGATGTTGTAGATGAATCGGAGATGCGGCGCGGCGTACCGACCATTAATAGCTTGTTTGGCAATGGTGTAGCTTTGTTAGCGGGAGACTTTTTGTTTGCTCAATCGTCTTGGTATTTGGCGAATTTGGACAACTTAGAAGTAGTAAAACTACTATCGGAAGTCATTATGAATTTTGCCACCGGGGAAATTCAGCAAGGAATGTCGCAGTTTGACTGTGGAGTAACTATTGAAGCTTATTTAGAAAAAAGTTATTACAAAACCGCGTCTTTAATTGCCAATAGTTCTAAAGCGGCGGGTTTACTGAGCGATGTATCAAGAGAAACCGCCGAGCATTTGTACGGTTATGGTCGTCATTGGGGGCTGGCGTTTCAAATAGTTGATGATATTTTGGATTTTACAGGCTCAACTAGCACCTTGGGTAAACCTGCTTTAGCCGATATTAGCAGTGGTAATTTGACCGCCCCCACTTTGTACGCTTTAGAAGAAAAGCCTTATTTAGAAGAATTAATTGAGCGTCAGTTTTCTAAACCGGGAGACTTAGAAAATGCGATCGCCTTAATTAGTGATAGTAATGGGATAGAAAGAGCGCGGACTTTAGCCGCCCATCACGCCCATTTGGCAGTAGAACATTTAACCGATTTACCTGCATCCCAGTCAAAGCAAGCCTTAATCGATATGGCGGACTATGTTTTAAGTCGGATGTACTAA
- a CDS encoding N-acetylmuramoyl-L-alanine amidase, which produces MRFHWLLPSILSVFVLSSSAEAAKLRSWRFDTNQNRLHFKTDGGVQPKAKLIFNPTRLVIDLPGTTLQRSTDKQEYRGAVRSVRVGQFDENTTRIAIELSPGYKLDPNQVKVRGSSPSQWTVQLPTPQKIAASSLPNPRPLALPPSVRQNTSNSRKIFTVVTTDPQSNKNSSSRRTAINSTAIVQIHNIQVTADGLFVRTRGGGTPTINVSRSRDRSQIDFDLKGAALSPLAATNTKINRFGIGNIKLSQVQSSPPVVRMTMQVNQSAPDWQAAVSRFGGVTVLPVGGISAVRNSPVVVATTNSSAQPAPGLTTIESVEFNGDGSQLLIKTNQSLTYTSGWDRSSGLYRITLADTQLAREVKGPNLTTNSPLLRVRLQQPTPRTVLISVLPAAGVRVGELNQPSPELLALQLQRSTGALFPPSTPTQSEVISIPTTPPPNTPPRSTPPRRVGQKRIVVVIDPGHGGKDPGAIGLRGLQEKNVILPISKKIAAILEQQGIQVVMTRDSDYFVGLGPRPVIADRANATVFVSIHANSMPANRTDINGLETYYYDSGQRLARTIHNSILKSINVRDRGVRKARFYVLRKSSMPSVLVEVGFVTGVVDSPRLGTTAYQNQMAEAIARGILQYVQQNP; this is translated from the coding sequence GTGAGATTTCACTGGCTACTACCCAGTATTTTAAGTGTCTTTGTATTATCCTCTAGCGCAGAGGCAGCAAAGCTACGTTCTTGGCGTTTTGATACTAACCAAAATCGGTTGCACTTCAAAACCGATGGAGGAGTTCAACCTAAAGCCAAGCTAATTTTTAATCCCACCCGCTTAGTAATCGATTTGCCAGGAACAACCTTACAACGTTCTACGGACAAACAAGAATACCGAGGGGCAGTTCGCAGCGTTCGAGTCGGTCAATTTGACGAAAATACAACTCGAATTGCTATAGAACTAAGTCCAGGATACAAATTAGATCCAAATCAAGTCAAAGTTCGCGGCTCATCTCCTAGCCAGTGGACAGTCCAATTGCCCACACCGCAAAAAATAGCTGCTTCTTCGTTACCCAATCCCCGCCCATTAGCATTGCCGCCATCGGTTAGACAAAATACTTCCAACTCTAGAAAAATATTTACAGTTGTTACCACTGACCCGCAATCAAATAAAAATTCCTCTAGCAGGAGGACGGCGATTAATTCTACGGCTATTGTTCAAATTCATAACATTCAAGTAACTGCCGATGGTCTATTTGTCCGTACTCGTGGCGGTGGCACTCCTACAATTAATGTTAGCCGCAGCCGCGATCGCTCCCAAATTGATTTCGACTTGAAAGGGGCGGCTTTGTCTCCCCTAGCGGCTACCAATACCAAAATAAATCGGTTTGGGATTGGCAATATTAAGCTCTCTCAAGTCCAATCTTCTCCTCCAGTCGTCCGAATGACGATGCAGGTAAATCAATCTGCCCCCGATTGGCAAGCGGCGGTTAGTCGGTTTGGCGGTGTAACAGTGCTGCCCGTGGGTGGTATTAGTGCCGTTAGAAATAGTCCGGTTGTGGTGGCAACCACTAATTCCTCAGCCCAGCCAGCGCCGGGATTAACAACTATTGAATCGGTAGAATTTAATGGCGATGGCAGCCAACTATTAATTAAAACCAATCAAAGCCTGACCTATACCAGTGGCTGGGATCGTTCTTCGGGACTATATCGCATTACTCTTGCCGATACTCAATTGGCGCGGGAGGTAAAAGGACCCAACTTAACTACCAATAGTCCTTTGCTAAGAGTGCGCTTGCAGCAACCTACGCCTCGGACGGTATTAATTTCGGTATTGCCAGCCGCAGGAGTGCGCGTCGGAGAGCTAAATCAACCTTCTCCAGAGTTATTAGCATTGCAATTGCAACGCTCTACTGGGGCATTATTTCCCCCCTCAACGCCAACCCAATCGGAAGTAATTTCTATTCCGACTACGCCCCCGCCAAATACACCCCCGCGCTCTACTCCTCCTCGCCGTGTGGGGCAAAAACGGATAGTTGTAGTTATCGATCCAGGTCATGGAGGTAAAGATCCTGGGGCAATTGGTCTAAGAGGTTTGCAAGAAAAAAATGTAATTTTGCCTATATCAAAGAAAATAGCGGCAATTTTGGAGCAGCAAGGCATCCAAGTAGTAATGACACGAGATAGCGACTACTTTGTCGGTTTGGGTCCACGACCAGTCATTGCCGACCGGGCAAATGCTACGGTATTTGTCAGCATTCATGCTAACTCTATGCCTGCTAATCGCACGGATATCAATGGTTTGGAAACTTATTACTACGATAGCGGTCAGCGTTTGGCGCGGACAATTCATAATAGTATTCTTAAAAGTATCAATGTACGCGATCGCGGTGTCCGCAAAGCCAGATTCTATGTTTTGCGCAAAAGCTCCATGCCATCGGTGTTAGTAGAGGTTGGGTTTGTAACGGGTGTAGTGGATTCTCCCCGCTTGGGAACAACGGCTTATCAAAATCAAATGGCAGAAGCGATCGCTCGTGGCATACTTCAGTATGTTCAGCAAAACCCGTAA
- a CDS encoding contact-dependent growth inhibition system immunity protein yields MNIKDQYPNLTNFFEAYIHEADLDGFASDEEVAQQYAVTESSFARSRVIEQGRALLLESSFPWEQIGDKTNRDFQDEQNTRQWLQKLIEIIVSGAAI; encoded by the coding sequence ATGAATATTAAAGATCAGTATCCTAATTTAACAAACTTCTTTGAAGCTTACATCCACGAAGCTGATCTTGATGGCTTTGCTAGTGATGAGGAGGTAGCACAACAATATGCTGTTACAGAGTCTTCATTCGCACGTTCTAGGGTTATTGAACAAGGGCGAGCTTTATTACTAGAGTCTTCATTTCCATGGGAACAGATTGGTGACAAAACAAATCGGGACTTTCAGGATGAACAAAATACTCGACAGTGGCTTCAGAAACTGATAGAGATAATTGTATCTGGAGCGGCGATCTGA
- the murI gene encoding glutamate racemase, translating to MSQLSPASSILTATPGGAQSACIGIFDSGVGGLTVLNQVARQLPNESIVYFGDTARVPYGTRSSDEILQFVREIISWMLQQQAKMVIMACNTSSALVLRAVQTEFPIPIVGTILPGSMAAAKLGRRIGVIATPATVASNAYKQAILAIDPTVQVWQVACPEFVPLIEQNRVFDPYTAQIAQQYLAPLLTQKIDTLVYGCTHYPHLEPVLRLLLPPTVKLLDPAIQVVATATQQLDLLGLTNTNMPTLPTRFYVSGCPQNFAQSAQLLLGFMPIVENISLT from the coding sequence GTGTCTCAACTTTCTCCTGCTTCTAGCATTTTGACCGCAACTCCTGGCGGCGCGCAATCTGCTTGTATCGGTATCTTTGACAGTGGCGTTGGCGGTTTAACGGTACTAAATCAAGTCGCGCGTCAGTTGCCCAATGAATCTATTGTTTATTTTGGCGATACGGCGCGAGTGCCTTATGGTACGCGCTCCAGCGATGAAATTTTACAATTTGTGCGGGAAATTATCAGTTGGATGTTACAACAGCAAGCCAAAATGGTGATTATGGCGTGTAACACCAGTTCTGCTTTAGTATTAAGGGCTGTGCAAACAGAGTTTCCGATTCCAATTGTTGGCACGATTTTACCTGGTTCAATGGCAGCAGCAAAACTCGGTCGCCGAATTGGGGTAATTGCTACTCCCGCTACTGTTGCTAGTAATGCCTATAAGCAAGCAATTCTAGCTATCGATCCTACCGTCCAAGTTTGGCAAGTTGCTTGTCCTGAATTTGTGCCTTTAATTGAACAAAACCGCGTTTTCGATCCTTATACTGCACAAATTGCTCAACAGTATTTAGCCCCATTATTAACGCAAAAAATTGATACTCTAGTTTACGGCTGTACTCATTACCCTCATTTAGAGCCTGTCCTGCGCTTGCTATTACCTCCCACGGTTAAGTTACTCGATCCAGCTATTCAGGTTGTAGCGACAGCAACGCAACAACTCGATTTATTAGGCTTGACAAATACTAATATGCCAACACTTCCCACTCGTTTTTATGTTAGTGGTTGTCCCCAAAATTTTGCTCAATCTGCTCAGTTATTATTGGGTTTTATGCCTATTGTGGAAAATATATCTTTAACTTAA
- a CDS encoding cation:proton antiporter, translating into MEIEAITGFDLPLLTLVPTWSKTIVLTTTTETESSPLILAGVLLSLVAVYLASKIGGEISNRFGLPPVLGELVGGVVIGVSALDILVFPEGGGDSSSSLIMTLLQTTAGLEPSAVAATFKGQSEVISVLAELGVIILLFEIGLESNLKELLAVGYQAVVVAFVGVIVPFAAGTIGLMTLFHVAAIPAIFAGAALTATSIGITSKVLSELGKLTSTEGQIILGAAVIDDVLGIIVLAVVASLAKTGEVDVSNVIYLIISATSFLLGAILLGKVFNKSFVAISERLKTRGRLTIPAFIFAFLLSYLAAAIHLEAILGAFAAGLVLDETDEREELEHQVRPIADLFVPIFFVSVGAKTDLSVLNPFEPSNREGLIIASFLMAIAIVGKLVTGLAVFGKPQINRLAIGVGMIPRGEVGLVFAGVGSASGALSKPLEAAIIVMVILTTFLAPPLLRVVFPSNPLDEEISSLKTPPDPATKTFGTKIE; encoded by the coding sequence ATGGAAATAGAAGCAATTACTGGGTTTGACTTGCCACTATTAACGCTTGTTCCCACTTGGAGCAAGACGATTGTACTTACCACCACCACAGAAACTGAAAGTAGTCCCCTTATTCTTGCAGGAGTATTGCTAAGTTTAGTTGCCGTTTACCTTGCTAGCAAAATTGGCGGAGAAATATCTAATCGCTTTGGCTTGCCACCAGTCCTCGGAGAATTAGTCGGCGGCGTGGTCATCGGTGTTTCGGCTTTAGATATTTTGGTGTTCCCTGAAGGCGGCGGCGATAGTTCTAGTTCGCTGATTATGACCTTACTACAAACTACCGCAGGCTTAGAGCCAAGCGCAGTAGCCGCCACTTTTAAGGGGCAAAGTGAGGTGATTTCAGTTTTGGCAGAGTTAGGAGTAATTATCCTCCTATTTGAAATTGGCTTGGAATCAAACTTAAAGGAACTATTAGCGGTTGGTTATCAAGCGGTAGTAGTAGCCTTTGTGGGTGTAATTGTGCCGTTTGCGGCAGGAACTATCGGTTTAATGACTTTATTTCACGTTGCAGCTATACCAGCGATTTTTGCGGGCGCGGCTTTGACGGCTACAAGTATTGGTATTACCTCTAAAGTTTTATCAGAATTAGGCAAGCTGACTTCAACGGAAGGGCAAATTATTTTAGGAGCGGCGGTAATTGACGATGTGCTAGGGATTATTGTTTTAGCTGTGGTGGCTAGTTTGGCAAAAACTGGGGAAGTTGATGTTAGCAATGTCATTTATTTGATTATTAGTGCTACTAGCTTCTTGCTTGGGGCAATTTTGCTAGGAAAAGTATTTAATAAGTCCTTTGTGGCTATTTCCGAGCGTCTCAAAACTCGCGGTAGATTAACTATACCTGCCTTTATCTTTGCTTTTTTGTTGTCTTACTTAGCCGCAGCAATTCATTTAGAAGCAATTTTAGGCGCTTTTGCGGCGGGTTTAGTCCTTGATGAAACCGATGAACGCGAAGAACTCGAACATCAAGTACGTCCGATTGCTGACTTATTTGTGCCAATTTTCTTTGTTAGTGTCGGCGCTAAAACTGATTTAAGCGTACTTAATCCCTTTGAACCCAGTAACCGCGAGGGTTTAATTATTGCTAGTTTTTTAATGGCGATCGCTATAGTTGGTAAATTAGTTACGGGATTAGCCGTATTTGGTAAACCGCAAATTAATCGTTTAGCGATCGGTGTAGGTATGATTCCTAGAGGTGAAGTAGGGCTAGTATTTGCTGGGGTAGGTTCAGCTAGTGGCGCTCTTTCTAAACCTTTAGAAGCCGCAATTATTGTTATGGTAATTTTGACCACTTTTTTAGCACCGCCTTTGTTGCGAGTGGTTTTTCCTTCCAATCCCTTAGATGAGGAAATTTCTAGCTTAAAAACACCTCCCGATCCTGCCACCAAAACTTTTGGGACAAAAATCGAGTAG
- a CDS encoding single-stranded DNA-binding protein: MSLNVVHLVGRVGKDPDVKYLTSGKVVCKLTLAVNRQSRNSDEPDWFTLEMWDKTAEVAANYVRKGKQIGVKGSLKFDTWSDRTTGTNRSSPVILVERLELLGSKREDEGNSFSGSSSAM, encoded by the coding sequence ATGAGTCTTAACGTTGTACATCTGGTGGGGCGCGTCGGCAAAGATCCAGATGTTAAATATTTAACGAGTGGTAAAGTAGTTTGTAAATTGACGCTGGCAGTCAATCGTCAATCGCGCAATAGCGACGAACCCGACTGGTTTACCTTAGAAATGTGGGATAAAACGGCGGAAGTCGCGGCTAACTATGTCCGTAAAGGTAAGCAAATTGGGGTAAAAGGTTCTTTAAAGTTTGACACTTGGAGCGATCGCACTACAGGAACAAATCGTTCTTCACCAGTCATTTTAGTAGAAAGACTAGAACTATTAGGTTCTAAACGCGAAGATGAGGGTAACTCGTTTAGCGGTAGTAGCAGCGCAATGTAA
- a CDS encoding transglutaminase TgpA family protein, whose protein sequence is MRSLVNRKFPPLTAKPIEVEESILLRVLVQALVIVGIVAVDIAGGTQSSLWAIPLSIVGATWSWYRRRSRNIGLKFCIAIAMLVAMAVFFGKLLGQLNDTRLVLAEFLIQIQVFHSFDVPRRKDLGYSVVIGLILLGVAGTVSQTLAFAPILGLFLAIALPTLVLDYRSRLGIKEERQKIKPVALTNIKSSGKLFLVILSLGLLIFAFLPRFPGYQLRSFPVSQTINFKGQFDGRNIVNPGYVKQGKESGGTGTGGTQKSGGKADSTFYYGFNSTIDQNLRGELKSKIVMRVRSQAEGFWRVLAFDKYTGKGWEISRNDQVQKILRSNWSYQLSIPLPRILGKTQEVVQTYTVVSQLPNLIPAMAYPKQVYFPTTEIAVDLEGGLRSPVGLGEDMSYTVISEVPYRDRAALQLAGDKYPRNIQDYYLQIPPEIKVKVRDRTEEILSKYNQERVAKSNKPLTSAYEKTLYLAQYLKQRYTIPNNPFGLPLLAKDEDLVEAFLFKNLGGYPDQFSTTLTMMLRSIGIPSRLVVGFSPGQFNPFTGLYVVHNTDAYAMSEVYFPGYGWFTFDPIPGHPLIPPSVEESQTFGVLRKFWQWIAGWLPSPVTGLLNNVFLWLGNAIAWFIGLFAQGWLGTLTGLIIATGLGFIGWLMFGQLKKWLNHRKLAKLPPMERLYQQMLAWTANKGDFKHSSQTPLEYAQSSYQRHASSTAQVIEEICQAYSGWRYGSQAPNLAYLLQRWQTVKAKEFRGKRK, encoded by the coding sequence ATGCGATCGCTTGTTAATAGGAAATTTCCACCACTTACCGCCAAACCTATAGAGGTAGAGGAATCAATATTATTGCGGGTATTAGTCCAAGCCTTGGTAATAGTCGGAATTGTCGCCGTTGATATTGCTGGGGGAACTCAAAGTAGTTTATGGGCTATACCTCTAAGTATTGTGGGGGCAACCTGGAGTTGGTATCGTCGTCGAAGTCGCAATATTGGACTAAAGTTTTGTATAGCGATCGCCATGTTAGTAGCAATGGCGGTATTTTTTGGCAAACTTTTGGGTCAACTCAACGATACACGGTTAGTTTTAGCAGAATTTTTAATTCAAATTCAAGTATTTCATAGCTTTGATGTCCCCCGCCGCAAGGACTTGGGTTACTCTGTGGTGATTGGACTAATTTTATTAGGTGTAGCGGGTACAGTTAGTCAAACCTTAGCTTTTGCGCCAATTTTAGGATTATTTTTAGCGATCGCTTTACCGACTTTAGTTTTAGATTACCGTTCGCGGTTGGGAATAAAAGAGGAAAGACAAAAAATTAAGCCTGTAGCACTAACTAATATTAAAAGTAGTGGCAAGTTATTTTTAGTTATTCTCAGCTTGGGACTATTAATATTTGCTTTTTTACCCAGATTTCCCGGCTATCAGTTGCGATCGTTTCCTGTTAGTCAAACTATTAATTTTAAAGGGCAATTTGACGGTCGCAATATTGTCAATCCTGGCTACGTGAAGCAGGGAAAAGAAAGCGGGGGGACGGGGACTGGAGGAACGCAGAAGTCAGGAGGAAAAGCAGATTCTACTTTTTATTATGGCTTCAATAGTACGATTGACCAGAATTTGCGCGGAGAACTAAAATCCAAAATAGTAATGCGGGTGCGAAGTCAAGCGGAAGGGTTTTGGCGAGTGCTGGCTTTTGACAAATATACGGGGAAAGGTTGGGAAATTTCCCGTAACGATCAAGTACAAAAGATTTTACGCTCTAATTGGTCTTACCAATTATCTATACCTTTACCTCGAATCCTTGGCAAAACTCAAGAAGTGGTGCAGACTTACACCGTAGTCTCACAATTGCCGAATTTAATCCCAGCAATGGCTTATCCCAAACAGGTTTACTTTCCGACGACGGAAATTGCTGTGGATTTAGAAGGGGGTTTGCGAAGTCCTGTCGGGTTGGGGGAAGATATGAGTTATACGGTCATTTCTGAAGTACCTTACCGTGATCGCGCTGCTTTACAACTTGCTGGCGACAAGTATCCGCGAAATATTCAAGATTATTATCTGCAAATTCCCCCAGAAATTAAGGTTAAAGTGCGCGATCGCACGGAAGAAATTTTAAGTAAATATAATCAAGAAAGAGTAGCTAAATCAAACAAGCCTTTAACGTCTGCTTACGAAAAAACTCTTTATCTAGCCCAGTATCTCAAGCAACGCTACACCATTCCCAATAATCCTTTTGGTTTGCCTTTATTAGCTAAAGATGAGGACTTAGTAGAAGCATTTTTATTTAAAAATCTTGGTGGCTATCCCGATCAGTTTTCGACAACTTTAACGATGATGTTGCGATCGATTGGTATTCCATCCCGGCTGGTAGTAGGCTTTAGTCCGGGACAATTCAACCCGTTTACAGGATTGTATGTAGTTCACAATACCGACGCTTACGCAATGAGCGAGGTTTATTTCCCTGGTTATGGTTGGTTTACTTTCGATCCAATTCCCGGTCATCCTTTGATTCCCCCATCTGTTGAAGAGTCGCAGACTTTTGGGGTTTTACGCAAATTTTGGCAGTGGATAGCGGGATGGTTGCCTTCTCCTGTTACCGGATTGCTAAATAATGTATTTTTATGGTTGGGAAATGCGATCGCCTGGTTTATTGGATTATTTGCTCAAGGTTGGCTAGGGACGTTAACGGGGTTAATTATTGCTACAGGATTAGGTTTTATTGGTTGGCTGATGTTTGGACAGCTAAAAAAGTGGCTTAACCATCGTAAGTTGGCTAAATTGCCACCAATGGAAAGACTTTATCAACAAATGCTGGCTTGGACGGCTAATAAAGGAGACTTTAAGCACTCATCGCAAACACCGTTAGAATACGCTCAAAGCTCTTATCAGCGTCATGCTTCTAGTACAGCGCAAGTAATTGAGGAGATTTGTCAAGCTTACAGTGGTTGGCGTTATGGTAGTCAAGCGCCGAATTTGGCTTACTTATTGCAGAGATGGCAAACTGTTAAAGCCAAAGAATTTCGAGGTAAACGTAAGTAG
- a CDS encoding MarC family protein, protein MNFTVLFKAFIAVFVIADALGNAPLFLVLTKGMEIEQRNKVVDKASVVATAVLLAFAFAGQAILDYLNISIGSLEVAGGLLLLLIALQMLNGEIDTPIVEKERDVAITPLAFPLLAGPGTLTTVMLLMSRSPEARLSVVIGIVAAMVVTWFIVRQASRIDRFIGAEGAVIITQLLGFLLAALAVEIGSSGIKELFSL, encoded by the coding sequence GTGAATTTTACTGTCTTATTCAAAGCGTTTATTGCTGTATTTGTGATTGCTGATGCCTTGGGAAATGCACCCCTATTTCTTGTACTTACTAAAGGTATGGAAATAGAACAAAGAAATAAAGTAGTTGATAAAGCTAGTGTAGTTGCAACGGCGGTATTACTTGCATTTGCCTTTGCTGGACAAGCTATCTTAGATTACTTGAATATCAGCATCGGATCGCTAGAAGTGGCTGGAGGCTTGCTGTTGCTGTTAATTGCTTTGCAAATGCTCAATGGAGAAATAGATACTCCCATTGTCGAGAAAGAGCGCGATGTCGCCATTACTCCCCTGGCTTTTCCGTTACTAGCTGGGCCAGGTACACTAACTACTGTTATGCTGCTGATGTCGCGATCGCCTGAAGCGCGTCTGAGTGTAGTAATTGGGATTGTCGCGGCGATGGTAGTAACATGGTTTATTGTCCGCCAAGCAAGCCGCATTGATAGATTTATTGGTGCAGAAGGCGCAGTAATCATTACTCAACTACTAGGTTTCTTATTAGCGGCTTTGGCGGTGGAAATTGGTAGCTCTGGGATAAAAGAACTATTTTCGCTATGA
- a CDS encoding type II toxin-antitoxin system RelE/ParE family toxin has protein sequence MNHFRLSRQAERDLEDIWVYLTQQDEILVDKQIAQILDKLPMLSQFPNMGKQREDILVGLRSFPVKPYVIFYKKISDGIEVVRVLHQARDIIDANFSQ, from the coding sequence GTGAATCACTTTCGTTTATCGCGACAGGCAGAGCGAGACTTAGAAGATATTTGGGTTTACTTAACACAGCAAGACGAAATATTAGTAGACAAGCAAATTGCCCAGATTTTGGATAAATTGCCTATGCTATCTCAATTTCCGAATATGGGCAAGCAGCGCGAAGATATACTGGTAGGACTTAGGAGTTTTCCTGTTAAGCCATACGTTATTTTCTATAAAAAAATTTCGGATGGCATTGAAGTTGTTAGAGTTCTACACCAAGCTAGAGATATTATTGACGCTAATTTTTCACAGTAA
- a CDS encoding Uma2 family endonuclease gives MTTAIDRLLTLDEFLELPETKPEFEFIAGRIYQKPMPQGKHSRLQLKLCTAINQVTEEQQIALAFPKLRCTFASRSIVPDVTVFSRQRIPFDADGEIGNVFKIYPDWTIEILSPDQNATKVIGNILHCLKHGTQLGWFIDPSAKIVIVFLPNQQPVELTGQDILPVPKFLDLQLTVAQIFGWLKVGKN, from the coding sequence ATGACTACTGCAATAGATCGATTACTTACTTTAGACGAGTTTTTAGAATTGCCTGAAACTAAGCCAGAGTTCGAGTTTATTGCCGGACGCATTTACCAAAAACCTATGCCTCAAGGCAAACATTCAAGGCTGCAACTCAAACTTTGCACTGCTATAAATCAAGTAACGGAAGAACAGCAAATTGCTCTAGCTTTTCCCAAATTGCGGTGTACTTTTGCAAGTCGCTCTATTGTACCCGATGTAACCGTATTTTCTCGGCAACGAATACCCTTTGACGCTGATGGAGAAATTGGAAATGTGTTTAAAATCTATCCAGATTGGACGATAGAAATTCTTTCACCCGACCAAAACGCCACTAAAGTTATTGGTAATATACTGCACTGTCTAAAACATGGCACTCAATTAGGATGGTTTATAGATCCTAGTGCAAAAATTGTCATAGTATTTCTCCCTAATCAGCAGCCTGTAGAGCTTACAGGACAAGATATACTACCTGTACCAAAGTTTCTAGACTTGCAATTAACTGTTGCTCAAATATTTGGTTGGCTTAAAGTTGGAAAGAATTAA